One region of Peromyscus eremicus chromosome 4, PerEre_H2_v1, whole genome shotgun sequence genomic DNA includes:
- the Chrna4 gene encoding neuronal acetylcholine receptor subunit alpha-4 → MELGAPRAPPLPLLLLLLLLLLGVGLLPASGHIETRAHAEERLLKRLFSGYNKWSRPVANISDVVLVRFGLSIAQLIDVDEKNQMMTTNVWVKQEWHDYKLRWDPGDYENVTSIRIPSELIWRPDIVLYNNADGDFAVTHLTKAHLFYDGRVQWTPPAIYKSSCSIDVTFFPFDQQNCTMKFGSWTYDKAKIDLVSMHSRVDQLDFWESGEWVIVDAVGTYNTRKYECCAEIYPDITYAFIIRRLPLFYTINLIIPCLLISCLTVLVFYLPSECGEKVTLCISVLLSLTVFLLLITEIIPSTSLVIPLIGEYLLFTMIFVTLSIVITVFVLNVHHRSPRTHTMPAWVRRVFLDIVPRLLFMKRPSVVKDNCRRLIESMHKMANAPRFWPEPEGEPGILSDIRNQGLSPSPSFHNPLDTPVEAQPTCKSPPHTAPDLKTSEVEKTSPCPSPGSCHPPNSTRVPMLVKARSLSVQHVSSSQEAAEGGIRCRSRSIQYCVSRDGAVSLADSQPAGSPASLKAYPSQLPLSDQASPCKCTCKEPSPVSPVTVLKARGTKAPPQHLPLSPALTRAVEGVQYIADHLKAEDTDFSVKEDWKYVAMVIDRIFLWMFIIVCLLGTVGLFLPPWLAGMI, encoded by the exons ATGGAGCTCGGGGCCCCCCGggcgccgccgctgccgctgctactgctactgctgctgctgctcttagGGGTCGGCCTCTTGCCTG CTAGTGGCCACATAGAGACCCGGGCCCATGCAGAGGAGCGGCTCCTGAAGAGACTCTTCTCTGGCTACAACAAGTGGTCTCGGCCAGTAGCCAACATCTCAGATGTGGTCCTTGTCCGCTTCGGCCTGTCCATTGCTCAGCTCATTGATGTG GATGAGAAGAACCAGATGATGACGACAAATGTGTGGGTGAAGCAG GAGTGGCATGACTACAAGCTACGCTGGGACCCTGGTGACTACGAGAATGTTACCTCTATCCGCATCCCCTCTGAGCTCATCTGGAGGCCTGACATCGTCCTCTATAACAA tgCAGATGGGGACTTCGCAGTCACCCACCTGACCAAAGCCCACCTGTTCTATGATGGGCGGGTACAGTGGACACCCCCAGCCATCTATAAGAGCTCCTGCAGCATTGACGTCACCTTCTTCCCCTTCGACCAGCAGAACTGTACTATGAAGTTTGGGTCCTGGACCTATGACAAGGCCAAGATCGACTTGGTGAGCATGCATAGCCGCGTGGACCAGCTGGACTTCTGGGAAAGTGGAGAGTGGGTCATTGTGGATGCTGTGGGCACCTACAACACCAGGAAGTATGAATGCTGTGCTGAGATCTACCCTGACATCACCTACGCCTTCATCATCCGCCGGCTGCCACTGTTCTACACTATCAACCTCATCATCCCGTGCCTGCTCATCTCCTGTCTCACCGTGCTGGTCTTCTACTTGCCCTCTGAGTGTGGTGAGAAGGTCACACTGTGCATCTCGGTGCTGCTCTCACTCACGGTCTTCCTTCTGCTCATCACTGAGATCATCCCATCCACCTCACTGGTTATCCCACTCATTGGCGAGTATTTGCTCTTCACAATGATCTTTGTCACTCTCTCTATCGTCATTACGGTCTTTGTGCTCAATGTCCACCACCGCTCACCACGCACACATACCATGCCTGCCTGGGTGCGCAGAGTCTTCCTGGATATCGTGCCTCGCCTCCTCTTCATGAAGCGCCCATCTGTGGTCAAAGACAACTGCCGGAGACTTATTGAGTCCATGCACAAGATGGCCAATGCTCCTCGTTTCTGGCCAGAGCCTGAGGGCGAGCCTGGCATCTTGAGTGACATCCGAAACCAAGGCCTGTCACCCTCCCCGTCTTTCCACAACCCTCTGGACACACCAGTCGAGGCCCAGCCTACATGCAAGTCACCTCCCCACACGGCCCCTGATTTGAAGACATCAGAGGTTGAGAAGACCAGTCCTTGTCCATCACCTGGTTCCTGTCACCCACCCAACAGCACTAGGGTCCCAATGCTTGTCAAAGCCAGGTCCCTGAGTGTCCAGCATGTGTCCAGCTCCCAAGAAGCAGCAGAGGGTGGCATCCGCTGCCGGTCTCGGAGTATCCAGTACTGTGTTTCCCGGGATGGAGCTGTCTCCCTGGCTGACAGCCAGCCAGCTGGCTCCCCAGCCTCCCTGAAGGCCTATCCATCTCAGCTTCCGCTGTCAGACCAGGCCTCTCCATGCAAATGCACGTGCAAGGAACCATCGCCTGTGTCTCCAGTCACTGTGCTCAAGGCCCGAGGCACCAAAGCACCCCCTCAGCACCTACCCCTGTCGCCAGCCCTGACACGGGCAGTAGAGGGTGTCCAGTACATTGCAGACCACCTCAAGGCAGAAGACACAGATTTCTCG GTAAAGGAAGACTGGAAGTATGTGGCCATGGTCATTGACCGAATCTTCCTCTGGATGTTCATCATTGTCTGCCTGCTGGGCACTGTGGGCCTCTTCCTGCCCCCCTGGCTGGCTGGTATGATTTAG